A stretch of Lathyrus oleraceus cultivar Zhongwan6 chromosome 6, CAAS_Psat_ZW6_1.0, whole genome shotgun sequence DNA encodes these proteins:
- the LOC127093152 gene encoding late embryogenesis abundant protein D-34 gives MSQEQPQRPRADQFPEQQPIKYGDVFDVSGELASQPIKPRDAALMQATENQTLGQTQKGSPASVMQSAAAVNTATGLVHRDDISDIARNQGVSISETKVGGNRLITESVGSQVVGQFVEPDVPMNDPGLALDKSAITIGEALEASALTPAGDKPLDQSDAAAIQAAEMKATGKNQTEPGGLGAIAQSAATRNTRTMPDLQKTTLADVVSGAREKLGADKAVTREDAEGVIGAELRNKADMRTTPGGVAATMAAAATLNQNKMSG, from the exons ATGAGCCAAGAACAACCACAGAGACCACGAGCAGATCAATTCCCCGAGCAACAACCAATCAAATACGGCGATGTCTTTGACGTCTCCGGAGAATTAGCATCACAACCAATCAAGCCAAGAGACGCAGCTCTCATGCAGGCAACCGAGAATCAAACCTTAGGACAAACCCAAAAAGGAAGCCCCGCTTCAGTCATGCAATCAGCAGCCGCAGTAAACACCGCAACCGGTCTTGTCCACCGCGACGATATCTCAGACATAGCCAGAAACCAAGGTGTGAGTATCTCCGAAACTAAAGTGGGTGGAAACCGCCTGATCACGGAGTCGGTAGGGTCACAAGTTGTAGGGCAGTTCGTTGAACCTGATGTGCCGATGAATGATCCTGGTTTGGCTTTGGACAAGAGTGCTATAACCATTGGAGAGGCGTTGGAAGCTTCTGCTTTAACTCCAGCTGGTGATAAGCCGTTGGATCAGAGCGATGCTGCTGCTATACAAGCAGCGGAAATGAAAGCCACAGGAAAGAACCAAACTGAGCCGGGTGGGTTGGGTGCAATAGCTCAGTCAGCAGCAACTCGGAACACTCGTACTATGCCTGATCTGCAGAAAACAACATTGGCTGATGTCGTTTCG GGTGCGAGGGAGAAGCTGGGAGCAGACAAGGCTGTAACACGAGAGGATGCGGAGGGGGTGATTGGAGCTGAGCTTAGGAACAAAGCTGACATGAGAACTACACCGGGCGGTGTGGCTGCAACGATGGCAGCAGCGGCCACGCTCAATCAAAACAA GATGAGCGGGTGA